In Patescibacteria group bacterium, the following are encoded in one genomic region:
- the tsaE gene encoding tRNA (adenosine(37)-N6)-threonylcarbamoyltransferase complex ATPase subunit type 1 TsaE, whose translation MSYTTTTEKQTFNLGKALAKNLNGGETILLQGNLGSGKTILTKGIAAGLNIKKTITSPTFVLFKVYPVKKHRTIKRLVHADCYRLTDGQAILDAGLEEYIGNKDTLVIIEWGEKIKTIIPTKTIKIIFKQRGKIRTLNISC comes from the coding sequence ATGTCCTATACCACTACTACCGAAAAACAAACTTTTAATCTCGGCAAAGCTCTCGCCAAAAATCTAAATGGCGGCGAGACGATTTTGCTGCAGGGAAATTTGGGCAGTGGCAAAACAATTCTAACCAAAGGAATAGCCGCGGGGTTAAATATAAAAAAAACCATTACTAGTCCGACCTTTGTTTTGTTCAAAGTCTATCCGGTTAAAAAACACCGAACCATCAAACGACTGGTTCACGCCGATTGCTATCGTTTAACCGACGGACAGGCGATACTGGATGCCGGACTGGAAGAATATATCGGAAACAAAGATACGTTAGTTATTATTGAATGGGGTGAAAAAATAAAAACCATCATACCAACAAAAACTATTAAAATAATTTTCAAACAAAGAGGCAAAATACGAACGCTAAATATTTCTTGTTAA
- the tsaD gene encoding tRNA (adenosine(37)-N6)-threonylcarbamoyltransferase complex transferase subunit TsaD yields MIVLGIESSCDETAAAIIETKNGNTVIRSSIVLSQIPIHRKFGGVVPEVAARKHVENILPVIDRSLVQAKIKMDKIDRIAVTRGPGLITSLMVGVQTAKSLAYIYNKPLVGINHLEGHLLASLLGPAPTAARRKPHTLFPAIGLIASGGHTEIILVKKIGDYKKIGQTLDDAAGECFDKAAKILNLGYPGGPEISKLAKNGNPQSYKLPRPMIDRDNFDFSFSGLKTSILYFVQKNGTPRGKRLNDFCASVESAIIDVLISKTFRAAKEYKAKTIIVGGGVVANKNLRQTLKEKIDKEIPSAHLDLSALDYCGDNAAMIALAGAYAKPPRDGWKNITVDPNLEIGK; encoded by the coding sequence ATGATTGTTTTGGGGATCGAAAGCTCCTGCGATGAAACAGCGGCAGCAATAATTGAGACAAAGAACGGAAATACTGTCATACGCAGCAGCATTGTTTTGTCGCAAATACCTATCCACCGTAAATTTGGCGGTGTAGTGCCGGAGGTGGCGGCGCGAAAACACGTTGAAAATATTTTACCGGTAATAGACAGATCTTTGGTACAAGCAAAAATTAAAATGGACAAAATCGACCGTATCGCCGTTACCCGCGGTCCCGGACTAATCACATCACTGATGGTCGGTGTCCAGACCGCCAAATCACTTGCCTATATTTACAATAAACCGCTTGTCGGCATCAATCACCTAGAGGGACATCTTCTTGCCAGCCTGCTTGGTCCCGCACCGACTGCCGCGCGCCGGAAGCCGCACACTCTCTTTCCTGCCATCGGCCTGATCGCATCCGGCGGACATACGGAAATAATACTTGTCAAAAAAATCGGTGACTATAAAAAAATAGGTCAAACGCTTGATGATGCCGCTGGTGAATGCTTTGATAAAGCGGCAAAAATTTTAAACCTCGGCTATCCCGGCGGACCGGAGATTTCCAAGCTAGCCAAAAACGGCAATCCGCAAAGTTACAAACTACCCCGACCGATGATTGACCGTGATAATTTCGATTTTAGCTTTTCTGGTCTCAAAACCAGTATCCTTTATTTTGTCCAAAAAAACGGCACACCGAGAGGCAAAAGGCTAAACGATTTTTGTGCTTCGGTAGAATCAGCTATCATCGATGTCCTGATCAGCAAAACCTTTCGTGCTGCCAAAGAGTACAAAGCCAAAACCATTATAGTTGGTGGCGGTGTCGTAGCTAATAAAAATTTGCGCCAAACATTAAAAGAAAAAATTGATAAAGAAATTCCTTCCGCTCATCTAGATCTATCAGCCCTTGATTATTGTGGCGATAACGCAGCGATGATTGCCCTAGCCGGCGCTTATGCTAAACCCCCTAGAGACGGCTGGAAAAATATTACCGTCGATCCCAATCTGGAAATTGGAAAGTAG
- a CDS encoding MBL fold metallo-hydrolase, with protein MQISWLGHSCFKIETKGDNDTVTLVIDPFEDSLGIKMSSCKADVVLVTHDHTDHNNIAAIKSEPFVIKGAGEYEVKKIVVYGVPTFHDDTKGIERGTNTCFRIDAEGLSIAHLGDLGHTLTDEQLELLEGVDVLMIPVGGKYTLDAKQASEVVSQIEPRLVLPMHFKYPGVRAELDGVEVFLKELGTKKQDNIDKLKINKKDLINEDTQVVLLNVS; from the coding sequence ATGCAAATTTCGTGGCTAGGACACTCTTGTTTCAAAATCGAAACTAAAGGCGATAACGACACCGTTACCCTAGTTATCGACCCTTTCGAAGATTCCCTGGGAATCAAAATGTCATCTTGTAAAGCAGATGTTGTTTTAGTTACTCACGATCACACCGACCACAACAATATAGCCGCTATCAAAAGCGAACCGTTTGTTATCAAAGGCGCCGGCGAATATGAGGTGAAAAAAATAGTTGTCTATGGCGTCCCCACTTTTCACGATGATACTAAGGGAATAGAACGCGGAACTAACACCTGTTTTCGTATCGACGCTGAAGGATTGTCTATCGCCCATCTTGGTGATTTGGGACACACTTTGACCGACGAACAGCTGGAGTTGCTCGAAGGAGTAGATGTTTTAATGATTCCTGTCGGTGGTAAATATACTCTTGATGCCAAACAGGCAAGCGAGGTGGTATCACAAATAGAGCCAAGGCTGGTTTTGCCGATGCATTTTAAATATCCCGGAGTCAGAGCAGAGCTGGACGGAGTAGAAGTTTTTCTTAAAGAACTAGGCACTAAAAAACAAGATAATATCGACAAACTAAAAATAAACAAAAAAGACCTTATTAATGAAGATACTCAGGTAGTACTTCTTAATGTTTCTTAA
- a CDS encoding VanZ family protein yields the protein MRELIQRKSAGMFAFVFFASLFVLFWPLAASESKILYLDKFVHSGLFFVLSFFGLVAYRRYVKGFLAILIIYAVASEIIQELFISGRGFDSYDIIADIIGILLAYLLIKKTLV from the coding sequence ATGAGAGAGCTAATCCAAAGAAAAAGTGCCGGAATGTTTGCCTTTGTTTTTTTTGCCAGCCTTTTCGTCCTATTTTGGCCGCTAGCCGCCAGCGAATCAAAAATCCTTTATCTGGACAAGTTTGTCCATAGTGGATTGTTTTTTGTCTTGTCGTTTTTTGGTCTGGTCGCCTACCGTCGTTATGTCAAAGGGTTTTTGGCGATTTTGATTATTTATGCAGTCGCCAGTGAAATTATTCAGGAACTTTTTATCTCTGGACGCGGCTTTGATTCTTATGATATTATCGCTGATATTATCGGCATCTTGCTGGCTTATTTATTAATAAAAAAAACTCTTGTCTAA
- a CDS encoding S1 RNA-binding domain-containing protein, which translates to MSPKLKKNIKDEAKVSDLAKILAADENYLKLPVIGETVKGKVLSVSSKEVRLDVEGYGTGVARGPELYLESDDYSGLKLGDEVEATVIDLDNENGELELSFRFAGRQKVWDALESLMTEGKIVQAEIIDANRGGLMIRVNKVPGFLPVSQLSPEHYPRVPGGDKAKILEKLKSYVKMKFNVKVITADERDEKLIVSEKAAWEEQQHSTLAKYQVGDMVEGKVTAVTDFGAFVEFGEKLEGLIHISELAWQRIDDPKDFIKPGETVKAKIINIEGSKIFLSTKSLMDDPWKNVGKKYQIGQRVKGKVLKINPFGLFVELDPDIHGLAHISELSNKPIEDISQIAKANDTIEFTIVSIEPENHRLGLSLKPPAENEKKEEKKEAKPKAKKVKADKEEKKEVAEEKVEEKKEE; encoded by the coding sequence ATGTCACCAAAATTAAAAAAGAATATTAAAGACGAAGCCAAAGTTTCTGATTTGGCTAAAATACTTGCCGCTGACGAAAACTATTTGAAGTTGCCGGTAATAGGAGAAACCGTAAAAGGTAAGGTTTTAAGTGTTTCCAGTAAAGAAGTCAGATTGGATGTCGAAGGTTATGGCACCGGCGTTGCGCGTGGTCCGGAGCTTTATTTGGAATCAGACGATTATTCGGGTTTAAAGTTAGGCGATGAAGTCGAGGCAACCGTGATAGATCTTGATAATGAAAATGGCGAATTGGAATTATCTTTCCGTTTTGCCGGCAGACAAAAAGTTTGGGACGCGCTGGAAAGTTTAATGACCGAAGGTAAGATAGTTCAGGCTGAAATTATTGATGCTAATCGCGGCGGTTTGATGATCCGGGTAAACAAAGTCCCGGGATTTTTGCCGGTATCACAGCTCAGTCCGGAACATTATCCTCGAGTTCCTGGCGGCGATAAAGCTAAAATTTTGGAAAAACTCAAAAGTTACGTCAAGATGAAATTTAACGTCAAAGTGATTACTGCTGACGAACGTGATGAAAAATTGATTGTTTCGGAAAAAGCCGCTTGGGAAGAACAGCAGCATAGCACTCTGGCCAAATATCAGGTCGGCGACATGGTGGAAGGAAAGGTTACCGCCGTTACTGACTTTGGTGCTTTTGTCGAATTTGGCGAAAAGCTGGAGGGCTTAATCCATATTTCCGAGTTAGCCTGGCAGAGAATCGATGATCCGAAAGATTTCATCAAACCCGGTGAAACTGTCAAAGCTAAAATTATCAATATCGAAGGTTCAAAAATATTTTTATCAACCAAATCTTTAATGGACGATCCATGGAAGAATGTCGGTAAAAAATATCAAATCGGTCAAAGAGTAAAGGGTAAGGTACTCAAGATTAATCCGTTTGGATTATTCGTTGAACTTGATCCGGATATTCATGGTCTGGCTCACATTTCCGAACTTTCCAATAAACCGATCGAAGATATTTCTCAGATCGCCAAGGCTAATGATACTATCGAGTTTACCATCGTATCGATAGAGCCGGAAAATCACCGCTTAGGTCTTAGTCTGAAGCCTCCGGCAGAGAATGAAAAGAAAGAAGAAAAAAAGGAAGCCAAGCCAAAGGCAAAGAAAGTCAAAGCAGATAAGGAAGAAAAGAAAGAAGTAGCTGAGGAGAAAGTCGAAGAAAAAAAAGAAGAATAA
- the ftsH gene encoding ATP-dependent zinc metalloprotease FtsH, whose translation MKNNLTRSIIIFFVVFLIIAAILSLGENPLQKKVETIGLEKVVEQINQEQVSKIIVKGDKLEIVLSDGTKEEVKKEPEDSFSTMLKNYGVTSEKMQKFSLEIQDDTGATFWLNTILPFVIPLILFIGLIWFMMRQVRGANNQAMSFGQSKAREEGKNKKERVTFEDVAGVKEAKEELKEVVEFLLSPRKFLALGAKIPKGVLLMGAPGTGKTMLAKAVAGEARVPFFSISGSEFVEMFVGVGASRVRDLFRKAKKAAPCIIFIDEIDAVGRQRGAGLGGSHDEREQTLNQILVEMDGFDSSTNVIVMAATNRPDVLDPALLRPGRFDRRVILDLPDINDREAILKIHARNKVLDKEVDLRRVAERTPGFSGADLANVLNEGAILAARRNQKKVNQIDVLESIEKVLLGPERKSHILSPKEKEITAFHEAGHALLAHILPNSDSVHKVSIISRGRAAGYTLKLPTEDHKLQSKAGFLDEIAVLLAGHEAEKEIFGDVTTGASNDLQRATEIAKNLVMLYGMSDKLVPRTFGSRDEMIFLGREIHEQRDYSEKAAEIIDAEIDKVIAENVVRVREVLKKQRKYLDEIAKRLIEKETLEKEEFESIFQA comes from the coding sequence ATGAAAAATAACCTTACGCGCAGTATAATTATCTTTTTTGTCGTTTTTTTGATTATCGCCGCGATACTTAGTTTGGGAGAAAATCCTTTACAGAAAAAAGTCGAAACCATCGGACTGGAAAAAGTAGTGGAGCAAATCAATCAAGAGCAGGTTAGTAAAATAATAGTCAAGGGTGACAAATTGGAAATAGTTCTTTCCGACGGTACTAAGGAAGAAGTAAAAAAAGAACCAGAAGATTCCTTTTCCACAATGCTTAAAAACTACGGCGTCACTTCAGAAAAAATGCAAAAGTTTTCCCTGGAAATACAGGACGATACCGGTGCTACTTTTTGGCTCAACACTATCTTACCTTTCGTTATCCCGTTAATTTTGTTTATTGGACTGATTTGGTTTATGATGCGCCAAGTGCGCGGTGCCAACAATCAGGCGATGTCTTTTGGTCAGAGTAAAGCTCGAGAGGAGGGTAAAAATAAAAAAGAACGAGTTACTTTTGAAGATGTCGCTGGCGTCAAAGAAGCGAAAGAAGAACTAAAAGAGGTGGTTGAATTTTTACTTTCTCCGCGTAAGTTTTTAGCTCTCGGTGCCAAAATTCCCAAGGGCGTTTTGTTAATGGGCGCTCCCGGTACCGGCAAGACCATGCTTGCTAAAGCCGTAGCCGGAGAGGCGCGCGTACCATTTTTTTCTATTTCCGGTTCGGAATTTGTAGAAATGTTTGTCGGTGTCGGCGCTAGCCGTGTTCGCGACCTTTTTCGTAAGGCTAAAAAAGCCGCGCCGTGCATTATTTTTATTGACGAAATCGACGCTGTCGGTCGTCAACGCGGAGCGGGACTGGGCGGTTCACATGATGAACGCGAACAGACATTAAACCAGATATTGGTGGAAATGGACGGCTTTGATTCTTCGACTAATGTTATAGTTATGGCGGCAACTAACAGACCGGACGTGCTTGATCCGGCGTTGCTTCGTCCTGGTCGTTTTGATCGTCGTGTTATTTTGGATTTGCCTGATATTAATGATCGTGAGGCGATACTTAAGATTCATGCTCGTAACAAAGTTTTAGATAAAGAAGTCGATCTGCGCCGCGTAGCGGAACGAACCCCTGGTTTTTCCGGTGCCGATCTGGCTAATGTTCTTAACGAAGGCGCGATACTTGCCGCTCGCCGTAATCAAAAAAAGGTTAATCAAATAGATGTTTTGGAAAGTATCGAAAAAGTTTTACTCGGACCGGAACGTAAAAGTCATATTTTGTCTCCCAAGGAAAAAGAAATTACCGCTTTTCATGAAGCCGGGCATGCATTACTTGCTCATATTTTGCCAAACTCCGATTCGGTGCACAAAGTATCTATTATTTCCCGTGGTCGGGCTGCCGGATATACTTTGAAGTTACCAACAGAGGATCACAAATTACAAAGCAAGGCCGGTTTTTTGGACGAAATCGCCGTGTTACTTGCTGGTCATGAGGCAGAAAAAGAAATATTCGGTGACGTTACCACTGGCGCCAGCAATGATTTGCAGCGTGCTACCGAGATTGCCAAAAATCTAGTAATGCTTTACGGCATGAGTGACAAATTAGTGCCGCGAACTTTTGGTAGTCGTGACGAGATGATATTTTTGGGACGTGAAATCCATGAGCAGCGGGATTATAGCGAGAAAGCAGCGGAAATCATTGATGCGGAAATCGATAAAGTAATCGCCGAAAACGTTGTCCGTGTCCGCGAGGTGCTAAAAAAACAAAGAAAGTATCTTGACGAGATTGCCAAAAGATTAATAGAAAAAGAGACACTGGAAAAAGAAGAGTTTGAAAGCATATTTCAAGCTTGA
- a CDS encoding PspA/IM30 family protein yields MWKRFRRWLRSFLGGAIESLEDPEKILRQNLRELREQVPKMNEGIAMMVANATIIQSRLDARREKIEQLKSRIKASLQVGRRDMALGYATTLEQENGDCASDEAQLRVALEAKDRAMRVKDVFMAEMSRRIEKVQQALALHKQNQWQARVAGAMEQFQVGGIDATHDEMIERIDREAALSQAKMEMALDNIDIQGLEIEKEAQKIQANELLKQFEVELGLVSPTTVASATEKTVGPIAGEETLAEIEKTVGPKTPVVT; encoded by the coding sequence ATGTGGAAGCGTTTTCGTCGGTGGTTGCGTTCGTTCCTTGGTGGGGCGATTGAGTCCTTGGAGGATCCGGAAAAAATTCTTCGCCAAAACCTTCGGGAGCTGCGTGAGCAAGTCCCGAAAATGAACGAAGGCATTGCGATGATGGTTGCGAATGCGACCATCATTCAAAGTCGACTTGACGCTCGACGGGAAAAAATCGAGCAGCTTAAGTCGCGAATCAAGGCATCATTGCAGGTCGGTCGCCGTGATATGGCGCTCGGCTACGCGACTACATTGGAGCAAGAGAACGGTGACTGTGCCAGCGATGAGGCACAGCTGCGAGTTGCGCTGGAAGCCAAAGACAGGGCGATGAGGGTTAAGGATGTCTTCATGGCCGAAATGTCTCGCCGCATCGAAAAAGTGCAGCAGGCGTTGGCGCTGCATAAGCAAAACCAATGGCAGGCGAGAGTCGCCGGCGCCATGGAACAATTTCAGGTTGGAGGGATCGATGCCACTCACGATGAAATGATCGAAAGAATCGATCGCGAGGCGGCGCTTTCCCAAGCCAAAATGGAAATGGCTCTGGATAATATTGATATCCAGGGTCTCGAAATTGAAAAAGAGGCCCAGAAAATACAGGCCAACGAACTGCTCAAGCAGTTCGAGGTCGAGCTGGGTCTTGTGTCTCCCACGACCGTTGCTTCGGCGACGGAAAAGACCGTGGGTCCTATCGCCGGCGAGGAAACGCTGGCTGAAATCGAAAAGACCGTGGGTCCGAAGACCCCGGTCGTGACTTAA
- a CDS encoding GspE/PulE family protein, whose translation MANDESKNSKSPRVGLQISTNEVQDKFDAKMAEIKLAEKEQETAKKAAASGFPYMDISRLAILPEAISVIGEDEAVTARVLCFDKKDDNVYFAAVDPMSAATQDLVRKYTSQDYKITLYMVSQHSFEKALYFYKTVPKFREVKLGVSIGEKDLERFRGQFTDFEDLANKIRKVTTTDLVIFIIAAAIDGRASDIHIEAEDEGIVIRFRIDGILHEIVKLPKDIWHKLDSRIKLLARMKLNVADKPQDGRFSIELTKEKIDVRVSALPTNFGASIVMRLLMSSAISINFDDLGLRGKAYADLDREIRKPNGMIITTGPTGSGKTTTLYAVLNRLNTPGNKIITLEDPIEYELEGVSQSQIDVASDYNFVKGLRAILRQDPNVIMVGEIRDLETAETAINAALTGHLVISTIHTNSAAATIPRFMAMNVKPFLLAPALNVMMGQRLVRRICEHCKVEAEIDNRTMSDIMKILSTLSPESGEHRAAISLDKLKFYKGAGCKECQGLGYKGRIGIYEIMSMTQEIEGLILSGQVSEYQMQEIAVKNGMVTMVQDGLLKALDGITSVEEIFRVAK comes from the coding sequence ATGGCAAACGATGAATCAAAAAATTCAAAATCACCGCGCGTTGGATTGCAAATTTCTACTAATGAAGTACAGGATAAGTTCGACGCCAAAATGGCAGAAATCAAATTGGCGGAAAAGGAACAAGAAACGGCAAAAAAAGCCGCCGCTTCCGGTTTTCCTTATATGGATATTTCTAGATTAGCGATATTGCCAGAGGCGATTTCGGTAATAGGTGAGGACGAGGCTGTCACTGCGCGAGTCCTGTGTTTTGATAAAAAAGACGATAATGTTTACTTTGCCGCCGTTGATCCGATGTCAGCAGCGACTCAGGATTTAGTGCGTAAATATACTAGTCAGGATTATAAGATAACTTTATACATGGTTTCACAGCATAGCTTTGAGAAGGCTTTATATTTTTATAAAACGGTGCCAAAGTTTCGCGAAGTAAAGCTGGGAGTTAGTATCGGAGAAAAAGACCTAGAGAGGTTTCGGGGGCAGTTTACTGATTTTGAAGACTTGGCAAATAAAATTCGAAAAGTAACAACAACTGATCTGGTAATTTTTATTATTGCCGCGGCGATTGATGGTCGTGCTTCCGATATTCATATTGAAGCCGAAGATGAAGGGATAGTGATACGTTTTCGTATCGATGGTATTTTGCACGAGATTGTAAAATTGCCAAAAGATATTTGGCATAAACTGGATTCGCGTATTAAGCTGTTGGCGCGGATGAAATTAAATGTTGCTGATAAACCACAAGACGGTCGTTTTTCTATTGAATTAACCAAGGAAAAAATCGATGTTCGTGTTTCGGCATTGCCGACAAATTTTGGCGCCAGTATAGTTATGCGTTTACTGATGTCTTCCGCCATATCGATTAATTTTGATGATTTGGGTTTGCGCGGTAAGGCATATGCCGATCTCGACAGGGAAATAAGAAAACCAAACGGCATGATTATTACCACTGGTCCGACCGGTAGCGGTAAAACCACTACGTTGTATGCGGTTTTGAATCGTCTTAACACCCCGGGTAATAAAATTATTACCCTGGAAGATCCTATCGAGTATGAATTAGAGGGTGTTAGTCAAAGTCAGATCGACGTCGCTTCCGACTATAATTTTGTCAAAGGTCTGCGGGCTATCTTGCGCCAGGATCCTAATGTGATTATGGTCGGTGAAATCCGTGATTTGGAAACAGCTGAAACCGCAATCAACGCGGCGCTCACCGGACATTTGGTTATTTCCACTATTCATACCAATTCTGCCGCAGCGACCATTCCACGTTTTATGGCAATGAATGTCAAACCTTTTTTGTTGGCCCCGGCTCTTAACGTTATGATGGGTCAGCGTTTGGTGCGCCGTATTTGCGAACATTGCAAGGTAGAGGCTGAAATAGACAACCGAACAATGTCGGATATTATGAAAATTTTATCGACGCTTAGTCCGGAGTCAGGGGAACATCGCGCGGCAATAAGTTTGGACAAGCTGAAATTTTATAAAGGCGCTGGCTGTAAAGAATGCCAAGGGCTTGGTTATAAGGGACGAATTGGTATTTATGAGATTATGTCGATGACGCAAGAAATAGAGGGGTTGATTTTAAGCGGTCAGGTGTCGGAATATCAAATGCAAGAGATAGCTGTAAAAAATGGAATGGTAACAATGGTTCAAGACGGTCTGTTAAAAGCCCTAGATGGCATTACCTCGGTAGAAGAAATTTTCCGGGTGGCTAAATAA
- a CDS encoding phosphatase PAP2 family protein, which produces MSIVWMLLYLVPNQIDLGQRHTVPFLFGEQYIPFIGWSLVIYLSVFVQIMVGTWLVLKKDFGLATLGVAVIIAMHAIAFVTYPTCYPRAPVQFTPTWLTWLYDLLVVSDQPNNCLPSLHVSLALFASAVLYRREKILGAWFLVWGIAICVSTLTVKQHYLLDSILGAIVAATIYIAAYHQWPFMVKK; this is translated from the coding sequence ATGTCAATCGTTTGGATGCTGCTTTACCTGGTGCCAAATCAGATTGATCTCGGTCAGCGGCACACGGTGCCGTTTTTGTTTGGCGAGCAGTACATTCCTTTTATCGGCTGGAGCCTGGTTATCTACCTTTCGGTTTTCGTCCAGATTATGGTCGGTACTTGGTTGGTACTAAAAAAAGATTTTGGGCTCGCAACGCTGGGGGTGGCAGTTATCATAGCGATGCATGCCATAGCTTTTGTTACTTATCCCACGTGCTACCCACGAGCGCCGGTACAGTTCACGCCGACGTGGCTTACCTGGCTGTATGATTTGCTTGTGGTCAGCGACCAGCCAAACAACTGTTTGCCGAGCCTGCACGTTTCCCTGGCTCTTTTTGCTAGCGCGGTATTGTATCGCCGAGAAAAAATTTTGGGTGCATGGTTTCTGGTCTGGGGAATCGCAATTTGTGTTTCCACTTTGACAGTCAAGCAGCACTATCTACTCGACTCGATACTTGGAGCTATCGTTGCCGCCACGATTTATATCGCGGCTTATCATCAGTGGCCGTTTATGGTCAAAAAGTAA